A genomic region of Eucalyptus grandis isolate ANBG69807.140 chromosome 5, ASM1654582v1, whole genome shotgun sequence contains the following coding sequences:
- the LOC104443662 gene encoding homeobox-leucine zipper protein HAT4 isoform X2 — protein sequence MGERDDLGLSLSLSFPQGHLHQQQQQQQQRQSLQLNLMPSLVPSSASSAQSGFNLQKRSCNDAFPSSSDRNSEARSFLRGIDVNREPSAGAAADYGEDEAGVSSPNSMASTVSGKRSERDHQSQTNGDDLDNERASSRGGGSDEEDGDMSRKKLRLSKDQSAVLEESFKEHNTLNPKQKLALAKQLGLRPRQVEVWFQNRRARTKLKQTEVDCEYLKRCCESLTEENRRLQKEVQELRALKLSPQFYMHLSPPTTLTMCPSCERVAAPSPPPPSAAPSPPSRPTPAPCPSSTHGPLRPPHWPTPRSTPSAPVRERGGAVGVGFGVMGILVILRGTVSGSKELEKLYKFWSSVLVSKDMVCRKMRFWRVYNVLYRDPSSFP from the exons ATGGGCGAGAGAGATGATCTGGGCTTGAGCTTGAGCCTGAGCTTCCCTCAGGGTCACCTgcatcagcagcagcagcagcagcagcagcggcagtCCCTGCAGCTGAACCTCATGCCCTCCTTGGTCCCGTCCTCTGCTTCGTCTGCTCAATCTGGGTTCAATCTTCAGAAGCGCTCCTGCAACGACGccttcccttcttcttcag ATCGGAACTCCGAGGCGCGATCGTTCCTCCGGGGGATCGACGTGAACAGAGAGCCgtcggcgggggcggcggcggactACGGCGAGGACGAGGCCGGGGTGTCGTCGCCGAACAGCATGGCGTCGACGGTGAGCGGGAAGCGGAGCGAGAGGGATCACCAGAGCCAGACCAACGGCGACGACCTCGACAACGAGAGGGCGTCCTCccgcggcggcggcagcgacgAGGAGGACGGCGACATGTCGAGGAAGAAGCTCCGGCTGTCGAAGGACCAGTCCGCCGTCCTCGAGGAGAGCTTCAAAGAGCACAACACCCTCAATCCT AAGCAAAAGCTGGCACTGGCGAAGCAGCTGGGGCTGCGGCCCAGACAAGTGGAGGTCTGGTTCCAGAACAGGCGAGCCAG GACGAAGCTGAAGCAGACGGAGGTGGATTGCGAGTACCTGAAGCGGTGCTGCGAGAGCCTGACGGAGGAGAACCGGCGGCTGCAGAAGGAGGTGCAGGAGCTGCGGGCGCTCAAGCTCTCCCCGCAGTTCTACATGCACCTCTCCCCTCCCACCACCCTCACCATGTGCCCCTCCTGCGAGCGCGTCGCCGCCCCGTCTCCCCCTCCGCCGTCGGCCGCCCCCTCGCCGCCGTCCCGGCCCACCCCCGCCCCGTGCCCCTCATCAACCCATGGGCCCCTGCGGCCGCCCCACTGGCCCACGCCCCGTTCGACGCCCTCCGCTCCTGTTCGTGAGCGTGGAGGGGCCGTCGGGGTTGGGTTCGGGGTCATGGGCATTTTGGTCATTTTACGCGGGACGGTGTCCGGATcgaaggagttggagaaattgtACAAATTCTGGAGTAGCGTTTTGGTCTCTAAGGATATGGTTTGTCGGAAAATGAGATTTTGGAGGGTCTACAATGTTTTGTACCGTGACCCATCATCTTTTCCCTGA
- the LOC104443661 gene encoding uncharacterized protein DDB_G0284459 — protein MADADTGTRKQGLVSEQNPTRTSKFFTHFLYKALVAVVFLVILPLFPSEAPEFINQTVTNRSWELLHIVVVGIAVSYGLFSRRSKEEFEKENGPSKFDSAQSYVSRFLHVSSVFDDEADSLSGSDDNRVQTWSSQYLRNEPMLVVAPESNSVDEQISKSSRIGEKPLLLPVRSLKSRVSDDSTDAADEPGGVSNSFGRSSSSFGSKRVSKGSMKKRNAPPLVDLDLAEPEDNSNENNIVLPSPIPWRSRSGRMEVKEDLDIPSMEESETNLFEARPARPQTSRLSRPNSTAPSPKLSPSPSLSSPRKSSPSPSPSSESQAKTLEDPVRRRSSHKYSSPPVPPPPPPPPPPPMYFKSSSMKPNSSSSSRVNGISYEKDMRRSFSSEYKDTNGSNREIPMRKANPGSDVNSRGLDDVLSAGKSKRTTRAGEPVSGTWKGRDARDYYLNEVAEMEFEDDLVNPPRRKTVKFDQTSFATESTGRPEFLEKMVVETDEDSESEEDAFEGASHDDEAEADSSSVSDGGPDVDKKADEFIAKFREQIRLQRIASIKKSSAEISTKSSR, from the coding sequence ATGGCTGATGCAGACACCGGCACCAGGAAACAGGGCCTGGTCTCAGAGCAAAACCCAACAAGGACAAGTAAGTTCTTCACTCACTTCCTGTACAAAGCCCTCGTGGCCGTGGTCTTCCTCGTGATCCTCCCGCTCTTCCCTTCCGAAGCCCCCGAGTTCATAAACCAGACCGTGACCAACAGAAGCTGGGAGCTTCTGCACATCGTGGTCGTGGGCATTGCGGTCTCCTACGGCCTCTTCAGCAGGAGATCGAAGGAGGAGTTCGAGAAGGAGAACGGTCCCTCCAAATTCGATAGCGCGCAGTCCTATGTGTCTAGGTTCCTTCACGTGTCCTCTGTTTTTGACGACGAGGCCGATAGCCTGTCCGGGTCCGATGACAACAGGGTCCAGACCTGGAGCAGTCAGTATCTTAGGAATGAGCCGATGTTGGTTGTGGCTCCGGAGAGCAATTCCGTTGATGAGCAGATAAGTAAGAGCTCCAGGATCGGGGAAAAGCCGTTGCTTTTGCCCGTCCGGAGCTTGAAGTCGCGGGTCTCGGACGATTCTACGGATGCTGCTGATGAGCCTGGCGGCGTGTCGAACTCGTTCGGTAGGTCTAGTTCCAGTTTCGGGTCGAAGAGGGTTTCGAAGGGCTcgatgaagaagaggaatgcGCCGCCGCTCGTGGATTTGGATCTCGCCGAGCCGGAGGATAATTCTAACGAAAATAACATCGTCCTGCCATCGCCTATTCCTTGGCGATCGAGATCAGGACGGATGGAAGTGAAGGAGGATTTAGACATTCCTTCGATGGAGGAATCTGAGACCAATCTGTTCGAGGCTCGGCCCGCTAGGCCTCAAACGTCGCGGTTGTCTCGACCCAATTCCACTGCTCCGTCCCCGAAGCTGTCGCCTTCTCCGTCCTTATCTTCGCCGAGGAAATCATCTCCATCGCCTTCTCCATCCTCGGAGTCGCAAGCGAAGACTCTGGAGGATCCGGTGAGAAGAAGGAGCTCTCACAAGTATTCTTCTCCTCCAGTCCCTCCACCacccccaccgccgccgccacctccgatGTATTTCAAATCATCGTCCATGAAACCGAATTCGAGTTCGAGTTCTCGGGTCAATGGAATTTCATATGAGAAGGACATGAGAAGGAGCTTCTCGAGTGAGTACAAGGACACGAATGGAAGCAACAGGGAAATTCCAATGAGGAAAGCCAATCCAGGGTCTGATGTGAATTCAAGAGGACTTGATGATGTTTTGTCAGCAGGAAAGTCGAAGAGGACAACAAGAGCTGGCGAGCCGGTCTCCGGTACCTGGAAAGGAAGAGATGCTAGAGACTATTACCTGAACGAAGTGGCAGAAATGGAATTTGAAGATGATTTGGTGAACCCACCGAGAAGAAAGACCGTAAAATTCGATCAAACTTCATTCGCGACCGAGAGCACAGGGAGGCCGGAATTTCTTGAAAAGATGGTTGTGGAAACAGACGAAGATTCAGAGAGCGAGGAAGATGCCTTCGAAGGAGCTTCGCACGATGATGAAGCTGAGGCTGATTCGAGCAGCGTCAGTGACGGAGGACCAGATGTGGACAAGAAAGCCGATGAGTTCATAGCTAAATTTAGGGAGCAGATCAGGCTTCAGAGGATCGCATCGATCAAGAAATCGAGTGCGGAGATCAGTACGAAGTCTTCTAGGTAG
- the LOC104443660 gene encoding pentatricopeptide repeat-containing protein At5g47360 → MSRSSVARMISVSITSRVHKFSTLQPSAASAAEKFYSRVRQNGGNIEKALAAVRAHLDPSCVGEVLTRCSTEQSLLGLRFFVWSGLQPGYRHSSYMYAKACEIFEIRRNPRVIRDVIESYGVEECPLSVKAVKVVLNLCKEAKLAEEALWVLRKMPEFNLRADTTAHNIVIKLFCQKEDMDSAEKLMREMSEVGLYSDMITFVEMVKGFCNVGRLENAYQLIKLMRGHGCVPNVVVYSALLDGVCRNGNMDRTLELLTEMEKDGGHCSPNVVTYTSVIQSFCNRGLTKEALGILDRMIACGCAPNRVTVAALLEGLCKKGQLEEAYKLIDKVVSEGSVPNGECYSSMVVSLMRYKFFDEAVMLFKRLLDCGLKPDGLASSLIIKELCTEGRGLDGFQFFDEIEKMGCLLSIDSDVYSVLLHWLCLHNHMIEATKVTRTMLDKGVRLQALYADDIVKHLQKCGDNELVSLLSERLR, encoded by the coding sequence ATGTCCCGCTCGTCCGTTGCTCGCATGATTTCGGTCTCGATCACCTCCAGAGTCCACAAATTTTCGACCTTGCAGCCGTCCGCAGCCTCCGCCGCCGAGAAATTTTACTCTCGCGTTCGGCAAAATGGGGGCAACATCGAGaaagccctcgccgccgtccGAGCCCATCTCGACCCTTCGTGCGTCGGTGAAGTGTTGACCAGGTGCTCCACTGAACAATCTCTTTTGGGTCTGAGGTTCTTCGTGTGGTCTGGTCTTCAGCCGGGTTACCGGCACAGCTCTTACATGTATGCTAAAGCTTGCGAAATCTTTGAAATTAGACGAAACCCGCGAGTCATTCGGGATGTTATCGAGTCTTACGGTGTTGAGGAGTGTCCACTTAGTGTCAAGGCGGTTAAGGTAGTTTTGAATTTGTGCAAGGAAGCCAAGCTTGCTGAGGAAGCCTTATGGGTGCTCAGAAAGATGCCCGAATTCAATCTGAGGGCCGATACGACGGCTCACAATATTGTTATTAAGTTGTTCTGTCAAAAGGAGGATATGGATAGTGCAGAAAAATTGATGAGAGAGATGAGCGAGGTCGGCCTGTACTCTGATATGATCACCTTTGTGGAGATGGTTAAAGGGTTTTGCAATGTGGGTAGGTTGGAAAATGCTTACCAGCTGATCAAGCTTATGAGGGGACATGGCTGTGTACCGAACGTGGTGGTTTACTCGGCTCTTCTTGATGGTGTGTGTAGGAATGGAAATATGGATAGGACATTGGAATTATTGACGGAGATGGAGAAAGATGGCGGTCATTGCAGTCCAAATGTGGTTACTTATACTTCAGTTATTCAGAGCTTTTGTAACCGTGGTTTGACGAAGGAGGCACTGGGAATATTGGATAGAATGATAGCTTGTGGTTGTGCCCCTAACAGAGTTACAGTTGCTGCTCTACTTGAGGGCCTTTGCAAGAAAGGCCAATTGGAGGAGGCTTATAAGTTGATTGATAAAGTTGTCTCAGAAGGTTCTGTTCCAAATGGGGAGTGTTATAGTTCTATGGTGGTGTCTCTGATGAGATACAAATTTTTTGATGAGGCAGTAATGCTTTTTAAAAGATTGTTGGATTGTGGGTTGAAACCTGATGGTTTGGCTTCTAGCCTTATCATAAAGGAGCTTTGTACTGAGGGAAGGGGGTTGGAcggatttcaattttttgatgaGATTGAGAAAATGGGGTGCTTGCTTTCAATTGATTCTGATGTGTATTCTGTTCTTTTACACTGGCTTTGTCTGCATAACCATATGATTGAGGCTACCAAGGTTACGAGGACGATGCTTGATAAAGGTGTACGCCTGCAAGCTTTATATGCTGATGACATAGTCAAACATCTGCAGAAATGTGGTGACAATGAGCTTGTATCTCTCTTGAGTGAGAGATTAAGGTGA
- the LOC104443662 gene encoding homeobox-leucine zipper protein HAT4 isoform X1, with translation MGERDDLGLSLSLSFPQGHLHQQQQQQQQRQSLQLNLMPSLVPSSASSAQSGFNLQKRSCNDAFPSSSDRNSEARSFLRGIDVNREPSAGAAADYGEDEAGVSSPNSMASTVSGKRSERDHQSQTNGDDLDNERASSRGGGSDEEDGDMSRKKLRLSKDQSAVLEESFKEHNTLNPWVRFMQKQKLALAKQLGLRPRQVEVWFQNRRARTKLKQTEVDCEYLKRCCESLTEENRRLQKEVQELRALKLSPQFYMHLSPPTTLTMCPSCERVAAPSPPPPSAAPSPPSRPTPAPCPSSTHGPLRPPHWPTPRSTPSAPVRERGGAVGVGFGVMGILVILRGTVSGSKELEKLYKFWSSVLVSKDMVCRKMRFWRVYNVLYRDPSSFP, from the exons ATGGGCGAGAGAGATGATCTGGGCTTGAGCTTGAGCCTGAGCTTCCCTCAGGGTCACCTgcatcagcagcagcagcagcagcagcagcggcagtCCCTGCAGCTGAACCTCATGCCCTCCTTGGTCCCGTCCTCTGCTTCGTCTGCTCAATCTGGGTTCAATCTTCAGAAGCGCTCCTGCAACGACGccttcccttcttcttcag ATCGGAACTCCGAGGCGCGATCGTTCCTCCGGGGGATCGACGTGAACAGAGAGCCgtcggcgggggcggcggcggactACGGCGAGGACGAGGCCGGGGTGTCGTCGCCGAACAGCATGGCGTCGACGGTGAGCGGGAAGCGGAGCGAGAGGGATCACCAGAGCCAGACCAACGGCGACGACCTCGACAACGAGAGGGCGTCCTCccgcggcggcggcagcgacgAGGAGGACGGCGACATGTCGAGGAAGAAGCTCCGGCTGTCGAAGGACCAGTCCGCCGTCCTCGAGGAGAGCTTCAAAGAGCACAACACCCTCAATCCT TGGGTGCGTTTCATGCAGAAGCAAAAGCTGGCACTGGCGAAGCAGCTGGGGCTGCGGCCCAGACAAGTGGAGGTCTGGTTCCAGAACAGGCGAGCCAG GACGAAGCTGAAGCAGACGGAGGTGGATTGCGAGTACCTGAAGCGGTGCTGCGAGAGCCTGACGGAGGAGAACCGGCGGCTGCAGAAGGAGGTGCAGGAGCTGCGGGCGCTCAAGCTCTCCCCGCAGTTCTACATGCACCTCTCCCCTCCCACCACCCTCACCATGTGCCCCTCCTGCGAGCGCGTCGCCGCCCCGTCTCCCCCTCCGCCGTCGGCCGCCCCCTCGCCGCCGTCCCGGCCCACCCCCGCCCCGTGCCCCTCATCAACCCATGGGCCCCTGCGGCCGCCCCACTGGCCCACGCCCCGTTCGACGCCCTCCGCTCCTGTTCGTGAGCGTGGAGGGGCCGTCGGGGTTGGGTTCGGGGTCATGGGCATTTTGGTCATTTTACGCGGGACGGTGTCCGGATcgaaggagttggagaaattgtACAAATTCTGGAGTAGCGTTTTGGTCTCTAAGGATATGGTTTGTCGGAAAATGAGATTTTGGAGGGTCTACAATGTTTTGTACCGTGACCCATCATCTTTTCCCTGA